A genome region from Sardina pilchardus chromosome 22, fSarPil1.1, whole genome shotgun sequence includes the following:
- the LOC134070275 gene encoding WD repeat, SAM and U-box domain-containing protein 1-like → MTVPEKYKAAARRHTKMVASGTMDEMEKKLVGVELGSGLVPPHLLCPLTKKLFVDPVKTEYGTVYERQAIERHLREVRTDPLSGRPLSGVEIRGDRVMRRCVMEYRSRQIQDTSK, encoded by the exons ATGACGGTGCCGGAGAAGTACAAGGCGGCGGCCAGGAGACACACCAAGATGGTGGCCAGTGGAACCATGGACGAGATGGAGAAG aAACTGGTGGGTGTGGAGCTGGGCTCTGGCCTGGTGCCTCCGCACCTGCTCTGCCCGCTGACCAAGAAGCTGTTTGTGGATCCGGTGAAGACGGAGTACGGCACCGTGTACGAGCGCCAGGCCATCGAGCGGCATCTCAGAGA GGTGCGGACGGATCCGTTGTCAGGGAGACCCCTCAGTGGAGTGGAAATCAGAGGGGACCGCGTCATGAGACGCTGCGTGATGGAGTATCGGAGCAGACAGATTCAGGACACCTCGAAATAA